A genomic window from Winogradskyella sp. J14-2 includes:
- a CDS encoding Two component regulator three Y domain protein yields MKTLKLTLLCCLLPVFTFANVSQSQKDALVALYNSTNGDSWNTSWDLDQPVTEWYGVTIENDEIVAIDLSFNNLKGNLPSEIAGLSSLKKLNLAFNKLEGVLPEALTDMINLETLQLFSNNLSGSIPTDIGHLKNLRILELYNNNFSGEIPNSIGNLSKLEILILSSNQLIGTLPNGITNLKSLRILSLFDNSFLGTLPSSIGELTQLEELVLSNNAFYGNLPNELAQLTNLKTLLLSNNGFKGNYAALKDKLPNIVDFDLDEVNMKGALATLDSEEDDD; encoded by the coding sequence ATGAAAACTTTAAAATTAACGCTGCTATGTTGTTTGCTTCCTGTTTTTACGTTTGCCAACGTTTCTCAAAGTCAAAAAGATGCATTAGTAGCACTTTACAATTCAACTAATGGCGATTCTTGGAATACGTCTTGGGATTTGGACCAGCCAGTAACAGAGTGGTATGGTGTCACTATTGAGAATGATGAAATAGTTGCTATTGATCTAAGCTTTAATAATCTAAAAGGTAATCTGCCGAGTGAAATAGCTGGTTTATCTTCTCTTAAAAAATTAAACTTAGCCTTTAATAAGTTAGAAGGCGTCCTACCAGAAGCACTAACGGATATGATTAATTTAGAGACGCTTCAGTTGTTCTCTAATAATTTATCAGGATCCATTCCAACAGATATCGGTCATTTAAAAAATTTAAGAATTTTAGAGCTTTACAATAATAATTTTTCTGGAGAAATCCCAAATTCAATAGGAAACCTTAGCAAACTTGAAATTCTAATTTTAAGTAGCAACCAACTTATAGGAACGCTACCCAACGGCATTACTAATCTAAAATCTCTAAGAATATTAAGTTTGTTTGATAATAGTTTTTTAGGAACCTTACCGAGCTCAATAGGGGAGTTAACTCAGTTAGAAGAGTTAGTATTATCTAATAATGCATTTTATGGCAATTTACCAAACGAATTGGCTCAATTGACTAACCTTAAAACACTGTTGCTTAGCAACAATGGTTTTAAAGGAAATTATGCGGCTTTAAAAGATAAATTGCCAAATATTGTTGACTTTGATTTAGACGAAGTAAACATGAAAGGTGCGCTAGCAACATTAGATTCTGAAGAGGATGACGATTAA
- a CDS encoding efflux RND transporter permease subunit, which produces MRKIIEYFISYHVAVNVFILAFFVFGIIGALSLKSSFFPLVESKIINVAITYPGASPQEIEEGIVLQIEDNLKGLKGIDRVTSTSRENSGTITVEIEKGENLDFMLLEVKNAVDRVPSFPTGMEPLVVSKQEAIRETISFAISGKNIPLSTLKQLARQVETDLRAIDGISQIEISGFPDEEIEIAVNEIDLLAYNLTFNDVATAVGNSNILVTGGNVKTVAEEYLIRANNREYYGKELSNIIVKASTDGRVVRLKDVAIIRDRFSETPNATYFNQELAVNISITSTNNEDLISSADKVKEYIEEYNQKYSNVHLSVVRDLSITLNQRTQLLTENAIVGMLLVLVFLSIFLNTRLALWVAFGLPISFLGMFIFAGQFDVTINVLSLFGMIIVIGILVDDGIVIAENIYQHYEKGKKPIQAAIDGTLEVIPPVVSAITTTVLAFSLFFFLESRIGEFFSEVSVIVILTLVVSLIEALIILPAHLAHSKALRIKKEELHSKKSSNGFFAFMRGLNRSGDRFMSYLRDRVYAPTLRFVMEFKLLALGIFVALLVLTFGSLGGGIIGVTLFPRIASDSANIELVMPAGTNVRVTDSIISMIEEKSFIVNEELTEKYLKGTGKQLFENTIVSINSSSSANLRINLLPGEERPDEIQSFLITKRLEELVGPVIGTERLIYGSGGNFGGNPVSVSLLSNNIEELKASKDALKNYLQSNPLLKDIGDNDPAGIKEIRLQLKESAYLLGLDLRTVMAQVRSGFFGVQAQRFQRGQDEIRVWVRYDKNNRSSINDLDDMRIVTPTGERVTLKDIATYSIERGDVAINHLEGKREIQVYADLKDPSTSNTDILEDIQENFIPELQSKYPTINASFEGQSREANKLNTSLKAAGIPILILIYITIAFTFRSYSQPLLLILLIPFSLTAVAWGHWLLGFPVNILSLLGIIALIGIMVNDGLVLIGKFNSNLKEGMCFDDALSEAGKSRFRAIFLTSLTTIAGLAPLLLEKSRQAQFLKPMAISISFGIAYATILTLLVLPLFLSFSNNIKKNTKWLATGKAITKEEVERAIKEQKEGNEH; this is translated from the coding sequence ATGAGAAAGATTATTGAATATTTTATAAGTTATCACGTTGCTGTAAACGTTTTCATTCTTGCGTTTTTTGTTTTTGGTATTATTGGCGCATTATCTCTAAAATCTTCGTTTTTCCCACTTGTAGAATCAAAAATAATCAATGTTGCTATTACCTATCCTGGTGCTTCGCCACAAGAAATAGAAGAAGGCATTGTGCTTCAAATTGAAGATAACCTAAAAGGCCTTAAAGGCATTGATAGAGTAACTTCAACATCTAGAGAAAACAGCGGAACAATAACCGTTGAAATCGAAAAAGGTGAAAATCTAGATTTTATGTTGCTCGAAGTTAAGAATGCTGTAGATCGTGTACCATCATTCCCAACAGGTATGGAGCCTTTAGTTGTGTCTAAACAAGAAGCCATAAGAGAAACCATTTCTTTTGCTATTAGCGGAAAGAATATCCCTTTATCTACATTAAAGCAATTGGCTAGGCAAGTAGAAACCGATTTAAGAGCCATAGATGGAATTTCTCAAATTGAAATTTCTGGATTTCCAGATGAAGAAATAGAAATTGCAGTTAATGAAATCGATTTGCTGGCTTATAACCTCACATTTAATGATGTTGCTACTGCAGTAGGCAATTCAAACATTCTGGTAACTGGTGGCAATGTCAAGACCGTTGCCGAAGAATATCTAATTAGAGCCAATAATAGAGAGTACTACGGAAAGGAACTATCTAATATTATAGTAAAAGCGTCTACAGATGGTAGGGTGGTTCGTCTTAAAGATGTAGCAATTATAAGAGATCGTTTTTCTGAAACACCAAATGCAACTTATTTCAATCAGGAATTAGCAGTTAACATCTCCATAACTAGTACTAATAACGAGGATTTAATAAGTTCTGCGGATAAAGTAAAAGAGTATATTGAAGAATACAATCAAAAATACTCTAACGTACATCTTAGTGTTGTTAGGGATTTATCAATTACACTAAATCAAAGAACGCAATTACTTACAGAAAACGCCATTGTAGGTATGTTGTTGGTTTTAGTGTTTTTATCCATTTTTCTTAATACCAGGCTGGCATTGTGGGTAGCCTTTGGTTTGCCTATTTCATTTTTGGGCATGTTCATCTTTGCAGGTCAGTTCGATGTGACTATCAACGTATTATCACTCTTTGGTATGATTATCGTTATTGGTATTTTGGTAGATGATGGTATTGTTATTGCGGAGAATATCTACCAGCATTACGAAAAAGGAAAGAAACCTATACAAGCCGCAATAGATGGTACTTTAGAAGTTATTCCACCTGTGGTTTCTGCAATTACAACAACGGTTTTAGCGTTTTCATTATTTTTCTTTTTAGAAAGTAGAATTGGAGAGTTCTTTAGTGAGGTGTCGGTTATTGTAATTTTAACGTTGGTGGTATCGCTTATTGAAGCGTTAATTATTCTTCCTGCCCATTTAGCACATTCAAAAGCATTACGAATTAAAAAAGAAGAGTTGCACAGCAAAAAATCGTCTAATGGTTTTTTTGCTTTTATGAGAGGGTTAAATAGATCTGGCGATCGTTTTATGTCTTATTTAAGAGATAGAGTTTATGCGCCAACATTACGGTTTGTAATGGAATTTAAGTTATTGGCACTAGGTATTTTTGTGGCGCTTTTAGTACTTACATTTGGCTCCCTTGGTGGTGGTATTATTGGTGTAACGCTTTTTCCGAGAATAGCTAGTGATTCTGCAAACATAGAATTGGTAATGCCTGCAGGTACAAATGTTAGAGTTACGGATTCTATCATTTCTATGATTGAAGAAAAATCATTTATCGTTAATGAAGAACTTACCGAAAAGTATCTAAAAGGCACAGGAAAACAATTGTTTGAAAATACTATTGTATCTATAAACAGTAGTTCTTCTGCCAACCTAAGAATCAATTTATTACCAGGTGAGGAACGCCCAGATGAAATACAATCTTTTTTAATTACAAAACGATTAGAAGAATTGGTTGGTCCAGTTATTGGTACAGAACGTTTGATTTATGGTAGTGGAGGAAACTTTGGTGGTAATCCGGTTTCAGTATCGTTATTAAGTAACAATATTGAAGAGTTAAAAGCATCTAAGGACGCTTTAAAAAACTATTTACAGTCTAACCCTTTATTGAAGGATATTGGAGATAACGATCCTGCAGGAATTAAAGAAATACGATTACAGCTTAAGGAAAGTGCCTACTTATTGGGTCTAGATTTAAGAACCGTTATGGCACAGGTACGTTCAGGGTTTTTTGGTGTTCAGGCGCAACGTTTCCAACGCGGACAAGACGAAATTAGAGTTTGGGTACGCTACGATAAAAACAACCGCAGCTCCATAAACGATTTAGATGATATGCGCATTGTAACACCAACAGGTGAGCGTGTAACGCTAAAAGATATAGCCACCTATAGTATTGAGCGTGGTGACGTAGCCATTAATCACTTAGAAGGTAAACGCGAAATCCAAGTCTACGCTGATTTAAAAGACCCAAGTACAAGTAATACAGATATTTTAGAAGATATTCAAGAGAATTTTATACCAGAGTTACAATCTAAATATCCAACCATTAATGCGTCTTTTGAAGGACAAAGTAGAGAAGCTAATAAATTGAATACTTCTTTAAAAGCTGCCGGAATCCCTATTTTAATCTTAATCTATATTACAATTGCATTCACCTTTAGAAGTTACTCTCAACCTTTATTGTTAATACTTCTAATTCCCTTTAGTCTCACAGCTGTGGCTTGGGGACATTGGTTGTTAGGTTTTCCGGTTAACATATTATCCCTTTTAGGAATTATAGCTTTAATAGGAATTATGGTCAACGACGGATTGGTACTTATTGGAAAATTTAACAGCAATCTAAAAGAAGGAATGTGTTTTGACGATGCACTTTCCGAAGCTGGTAAATCGCGTTTTAGAGCAATTTTTCTAACATCATTAACAACAATTGCCGGTTTGGCACCACTGTTATTAGAAAAGAGTAGGCAAGCACAATTTTTAAAACCCATGGCAATTTCTATTTCGTTTGGTATTGCCTATGCTACTATTTTAACATTATTAGTATTGCCACTATTCTTGTCATTCAGTAATAATATCAAGAAAAACACAAAATGGTTGGCAACAGGTAAAGCCATTACAAAAGAAGAAGTAGAACGAGCAATAAAAGAACAAAAAGAAGGTAATGAGCACTAA
- a CDS encoding DUF983 domain-containing protein, giving the protein MIRKGMKLYSILFGVCPKCHQESMYVNTNPYVISKVIKMHDHCSHCNTKYQMEPSFFYGSMYVSYGVGIAFAVAAFITTYIIFETSITTAFISIVLTLALLFPVIMRLSRNIWINIFMKYDKELAHNVAKSQSKD; this is encoded by the coding sequence ATGATACGAAAAGGAATGAAATTATATAGTATACTTTTTGGTGTTTGCCCAAAATGTCATCAAGAATCTATGTATGTAAATACAAATCCTTATGTGATTTCTAAGGTTATAAAAATGCATGATCACTGTTCTCATTGCAATACTAAATACCAGATGGAACCTTCTTTTTTTTATGGATCTATGTATGTGAGTTATGGTGTAGGTATTGCTTTTGCGGTTGCTGCGTTTATAACAACTTACATAATCTTTGAAACCTCAATTACAACAGCATTTATTAGTATTGTACTAACCTTAGCGCTCTTATTTCCTGTGATTATGAGACTTTCTAGAAATATTTGGATTAATATTTTTATGAAATACGATAAAGAGTTGGCTCACAATGTTGCAAAGTCGCAAAGCAAAGATTAG
- a CDS encoding TolC family protein has protein sequence MSTKKVYIILAVLCSVNLQAQNILTKEEAVSKALEHNYGVQIAKNEVTIAENNTSILNSGYLPTVTGNAGATYNLDNTEAEFANGESTILNGAESSRYNAGVTVNYTLFDGLGRRYNYKRLKEQYQLTELQARETIENTIIQMFSVYYNVAQLSDNLKTLQETLKVTKDRLVRAEYQFEYGQNTKLEVLNAEVDINNDSINIINIKQQLKNAKRDLKLVLGETFTEDYNVETKVDFTLQFQKDSLYQQAKKRNTALLQTEKNIEISKLDISSGKSAYLPTIGLTGTYGWNTNNNNAAAFVAVLTNTGLSGGLNLSWNLFDGGATINRVRNAKINLETQQLQKENILLSIERDFNNAWDDYMNKLNIYNIQEKNIITAQNNFERTQEKFKIGQVNSIEFRQAQINLLNSELSRSQAKYDAKLAELTLLQISGELLNVQF, from the coding sequence ATGAGCACTAAAAAAGTCTATATAATCTTGGCAGTTTTATGTAGTGTAAATCTACAGGCTCAAAATATTTTAACAAAAGAGGAAGCAGTTTCTAAGGCTTTAGAGCATAATTATGGAGTACAGATTGCCAAAAATGAGGTTACCATAGCAGAAAATAATACAAGTATTTTAAATTCTGGGTATTTACCAACAGTAACGGGTAATGCAGGTGCTACATACAATTTAGATAATACGGAAGCTGAATTTGCCAACGGAGAAAGCACCATTTTAAATGGTGCCGAAAGTTCTCGGTATAATGCAGGTGTTACCGTTAATTACACGTTGTTTGATGGCTTAGGAAGACGTTATAATTACAAGCGTTTAAAAGAGCAATATCAATTAACAGAGTTACAAGCAAGAGAAACTATTGAAAATACAATTATTCAGATGTTCTCGGTCTATTATAATGTGGCACAATTGTCTGATAACTTAAAAACTCTACAAGAAACTCTAAAAGTTACCAAAGACAGATTAGTAAGGGCAGAATATCAGTTTGAGTATGGACAAAATACCAAACTCGAAGTATTAAATGCTGAAGTAGACATTAATAATGACAGCATAAATATCATCAACATAAAGCAACAACTAAAAAATGCCAAGCGAGATTTAAAATTGGTTTTAGGTGAAACATTCACAGAAGATTATAACGTAGAAACAAAAGTAGATTTTACATTACAGTTTCAAAAAGATAGTTTGTACCAACAAGCAAAAAAACGTAATACCGCTTTACTTCAAACAGAAAAGAATATTGAAATTAGTAAGTTAGATATTAGTTCTGGTAAGTCTGCTTATTTACCAACAATTGGTCTCACTGGCACATATGGATGGAATACCAACAATAATAATGCAGCTGCCTTCGTAGCTGTATTAACAAACACAGGATTATCTGGCGGGTTAAATTTAAGTTGGAATCTCTTTGATGGTGGTGCAACGATTAATAGGGTAAGAAATGCTAAAATTAACCTTGAAACGCAACAGCTTCAAAAAGAAAATATATTATTGAGTATTGAGCGCGACTTCAATAACGCTTGGGATGATTATATGAACAAGTTAAATATTTATAACATTCAAGAGAAGAACATCATTACTGCACAGAACAACTTTGAGAGAACTCAAGAAAAATTCAAAATAGGTCAAGTTAATTCAATAGAGTTTAGGCAAGCGCAAATTAATTTATTAAATTCAGAATTAAGCAGAAGCCAAGCTAAGTACGACGCTAAATTGGCAGAGCTAACTTTACTTCAAATTAGCGGAGAATTACTCAACGTTCAGTTTTAA
- a CDS encoding NAD(P)/FAD-dependent oxidoreductase, which translates to MKQVDYIIVGCGLASIAFCEQLRTNNKSFIVFDDGSQQSSIVAAGLYNPVILKRFSEVWKAKEQLDIALPVYNKIEQDLSIKIDYKLRILRRFSSIEEQNLWFSASDKPKLEPFLSTELVKNNNDAIDAPFGFGEVLHAGRLDTNALIDAYKDYLKQIKSLNESSFIYEKLQVLPYSLIYGDIETQQIVFAEGFGVKKNPYFNQIPLNGTKGEVLIIKAPKLNIDYGVKSSVFIIPIENDLYAVGATYNWADKTNQPTEEGKQELISKLKTFLRCDFEVVQHLAGIRPTVRDRRPLVGRHPEHQNLYVLNGLGTRGVMIAPYVADKLYHFIENNEPLDLEINIDRFA; encoded by the coding sequence GTGAAACAAGTTGATTATATCATAGTAGGTTGTGGTTTAGCTAGTATCGCCTTTTGTGAGCAGCTACGAACTAACAATAAATCATTTATTGTTTTTGATGATGGTTCACAGCAGTCATCTATTGTGGCTGCAGGTTTATATAACCCTGTAATTTTAAAACGGTTTTCAGAGGTTTGGAAGGCAAAAGAGCAGTTAGATATTGCATTGCCTGTTTACAATAAAATTGAACAAGATTTAAGTATAAAAATTGACTATAAACTTAGAATTCTTAGAAGATTTTCTTCAATTGAAGAGCAAAACCTATGGTTTAGTGCTTCCGACAAACCGAAACTAGAACCATTTCTTTCAACAGAATTAGTTAAAAATAATAATGACGCTATAGACGCACCATTTGGATTTGGTGAGGTGCTACACGCAGGTCGCTTAGATACTAATGCACTCATAGACGCTTACAAGGATTATCTAAAACAAATTAAAAGTCTTAATGAATCTAGTTTTATCTATGAAAAACTACAAGTTTTACCTTATAGTCTGATATATGGTGATATAGAAACTCAACAAATAGTTTTTGCAGAAGGTTTTGGTGTAAAGAAAAACCCTTACTTCAATCAAATTCCTTTAAATGGCACAAAAGGTGAAGTTTTAATTATTAAAGCACCAAAACTTAATATTGACTACGGAGTAAAGTCTTCGGTCTTCATTATTCCTATAGAAAATGACTTATATGCTGTTGGAGCAACCTATAATTGGGCAGATAAAACCAACCAACCTACAGAAGAGGGTAAACAAGAACTTATTTCTAAACTTAAGACGTTTTTAAGATGTGATTTTGAAGTCGTTCAACACTTAGCAGGTATACGTCCAACGGTAAGAGATAGAAGGCCTTTGGTCGGAAGACATCCTGAACATCAAAATTTATACGTATTAAACGGATTGGGTACTAGAGGTGTTATGATCGCACCTTATGTGGCCGATAAGCTTTACCATTTTATAGAAAATAACGAGCCTTTAGATTTAGAGATTAACATCGATAGGTTTGCTTAG
- a CDS encoding efflux RND transporter periplasmic adaptor subunit, which produces MTRKIILSILGVALIVGAFLSANYLIANKNKPKPVVPKVVKTVLVDTVKNTTVPIIISANGNLIAKERVELYSEVQGVFKSGAKLFKPGQKFYRGETLISLDASEYYASVQSAKSNLYNSIAAIMPDLRLDFKDVYLKWQTYLNNFDLNKSTPQLPKISSEKENYFITGRGIVSAYYNVKNLEQRLAKYRITAPFTGILTEALVTEGTLIRSGQKLGEFINPSVYEMQVAVSKSYADVIKEGAKVELSNLENTKTYKGVVARVNGSIDATTQTITAFVDVEHKDLKEGMYLEARLDAENVEDAIEVDRNLLLDSEEIYVIKDSILDVIAVKPAHFSDKKVVLKNVPNGTVILKKPVPGAYAGMQVKAAATDTDK; this is translated from the coding sequence ATGACCAGAAAAATAATTCTTTCAATTTTAGGCGTTGCTTTAATTGTAGGCGCATTTCTTTCTGCAAACTATCTTATAGCCAATAAAAATAAACCAAAACCTGTAGTGCCAAAAGTGGTTAAAACCGTTTTGGTAGATACCGTTAAAAATACTACAGTCCCAATAATAATTTCTGCTAACGGTAATCTCATCGCCAAGGAGCGTGTAGAATTGTATTCTGAAGTGCAAGGTGTTTTTAAATCTGGAGCTAAGCTTTTTAAACCAGGCCAAAAATTTTACAGAGGTGAAACACTTATTAGCCTAGATGCCTCAGAGTATTATGCAAGCGTACAATCGGCAAAAAGTAATTTGTACAACAGTATTGCTGCTATTATGCCAGATTTAAGACTAGATTTTAAAGACGTATATCTTAAATGGCAAACCTATCTTAATAACTTCGATTTAAACAAAAGTACACCGCAATTACCTAAAATATCTAGCGAAAAAGAAAACTACTTTATCACAGGTCGTGGTATCGTAAGCGCTTATTACAACGTTAAAAATCTAGAACAACGCTTAGCTAAATATAGAATAACAGCACCTTTTACAGGGATTTTAACAGAAGCCTTAGTAACAGAGGGGACGCTCATTAGAAGTGGTCAAAAGCTTGGAGAATTTATTAATCCATCGGTTTATGAGATGCAGGTCGCTGTAAGTAAATCGTATGCAGACGTTATAAAAGAAGGCGCTAAAGTAGAGTTAAGTAATTTAGAAAATACAAAAACCTATAAAGGAGTCGTAGCTCGAGTTAACGGAAGTATTGATGCAACAACCCAAACCATTACTGCGTTTGTCGATGTTGAGCATAAAGATCTAAAAGAAGGCATGTATCTGGAAGCCAGACTAGATGCTGAAAACGTTGAGGACGCTATTGAGGTTGATAGAAATTTACTTTTAGATAGTGAAGAAATCTATGTTATAAAAGACAGTATTTTAGATGTAATTGCTGTAAAGCCAGCACATTTTTCTGATAAAAAGGTGGTCTTAAAAAACGTACCAAACGGAACGGTTATACTAAAAAAGCCAGTACCTGGAGCCTATGCTGGTATGCAAGTTAAAGCCGCAGCAACCGATACTGATAAGTAA
- a CDS encoding CPXCG motif-containing cysteine-rich protein, with amino-acid sequence MEEYFFQCPYCWEQISMLVDVSQKQQSYVEDCEICCNPIQISVVTEAQQIVDFQAENLEQ; translated from the coding sequence ATGGAAGAATATTTTTTTCAATGTCCTTATTGTTGGGAACAAATATCTATGCTTGTAGATGTGTCTCAAAAACAGCAGAGCTACGTTGAAGATTGCGAAATTTGCTGTAATCCAATACAAATTTCTGTAGTTACAGAAGCACAACAAATAGTTGATTTTCAGGCCGAAAACTTAGAACAGTAG
- the abc-f gene encoding ribosomal protection-like ABC-F family protein: MLNIHNLSISFQGEYLFEDITFKLGAGDRIGLIGKNGAGKSTMLRILAKEQESDSGQIAADKDLKIGFLKQDIDFDFGKTVLEESYEAFKQIKACEAKLENINTQLAERTDYESEAYNQLMIDLNDIQHQYEILGGYNYQGETEKILQGLGFKREDFNKLTDTFSGGWRMRIELAKLLLQNNDLLLLDEPTNHLDIESIIWLENFLKTYPGAVVIVSHDKMFLDNVTNRTIEISLGRIYDYNKPYTKFLELRKEMKVQQLAAQKNQEKQIQQTEKLIEKFRAKASKATMAQSLIKKLDRIERIEVDEDDNSVMTLNFPVSIAPGKVVVEIENVSKHYGDLQVLNNVNLTIPRDVKTAFVGQNGQGKSTLAKIIVGELNHDGKVNIGHNVQIGYFAQNQAEYLDGNKTVLDTMIDAANETNRSKVRDILGAFLFRGEEVEKYVRVLSGGERNRLALAKLLLQPLNVLIMDEPTNHLDIKSKNVLKEALKKFEGTLILVSHDRDFLQGLTQTVYEFKDQNIKEYLGDIDYYLEQRNIENLREAEKRTIIEDKPKESNKKSYKDQKKIKALNNKLSNIEAKINQLENAIKEDDFKLETDYDKTASDPKFFDTYQSNKKELAQLMEDWEDITLQIEALA; the protein is encoded by the coding sequence ATGTTAAACATCCATAATCTATCCATATCATTTCAAGGAGAATACTTGTTTGAAGATATTACATTTAAACTTGGCGCTGGAGATCGCATTGGTTTAATTGGTAAAAATGGAGCTGGTAAATCTACAATGCTAAGAATTTTAGCCAAAGAACAAGAATCAGATTCTGGACAAATTGCAGCAGATAAAGACTTAAAAATTGGCTTCCTTAAACAAGACATCGATTTCGATTTTGGTAAAACCGTTTTAGAAGAATCTTATGAAGCTTTTAAACAGATTAAAGCGTGTGAAGCGAAGCTAGAAAACATTAATACTCAATTAGCAGAGCGCACAGATTACGAAAGCGAAGCTTATAACCAATTAATGATTGATTTGAATGACATTCAACACCAATACGAAATATTAGGTGGTTATAATTATCAAGGCGAAACCGAAAAAATTCTTCAAGGTTTAGGTTTTAAGCGTGAAGATTTCAATAAGTTAACAGATACCTTTTCTGGCGGTTGGAGAATGCGTATTGAACTTGCTAAACTATTGCTTCAAAATAACGATTTACTACTGTTAGATGAGCCTACAAACCACTTAGATATAGAATCTATTATCTGGTTAGAAAACTTCCTAAAAACATACCCAGGTGCAGTTGTAATTGTATCGCATGATAAAATGTTTTTAGATAATGTAACCAACAGAACAATTGAAATTTCATTAGGAAGAATCTACGATTACAACAAACCTTACACAAAATTCCTTGAGTTAAGAAAGGAAATGAAAGTGCAGCAATTGGCAGCACAAAAAAATCAGGAAAAGCAAATACAGCAAACCGAAAAACTAATTGAAAAGTTTAGAGCCAAAGCCTCAAAGGCAACAATGGCACAATCGTTAATTAAAAAGCTTGATAGAATTGAACGTATTGAGGTTGATGAGGATGATAACAGTGTAATGACTTTAAATTTCCCTGTGTCTATAGCACCAGGAAAGGTCGTTGTTGAGATTGAAAATGTATCAAAGCATTATGGCGACCTACAGGTTTTAAATAATGTGAATCTAACTATACCGAGAGATGTAAAAACAGCATTTGTCGGCCAGAATGGTCAAGGAAAATCTACATTAGCAAAAATCATCGTTGGTGAATTAAACCACGATGGCAAGGTGAATATAGGTCATAACGTGCAGATAGGCTATTTTGCGCAGAACCAAGCAGAATATTTAGACGGAAATAAAACCGTTTTAGATACCATGATTGATGCTGCTAATGAAACCAATCGTTCTAAAGTACGAGATATTTTGGGTGCATTCTTGTTTAGGGGTGAAGAGGTAGAAAAATACGTTAGAGTTTTATCTGGTGGTGAGCGTAACCGCTTGGCATTAGCAAAATTATTGCTTCAACCATTAAATGTCTTAATAATGGACGAGCCTACCAACCACTTGGATATTAAGTCTAAAAACGTATTAAAAGAGGCACTCAAAAAGTTCGAAGGCACGCTAATTTTGGTCTCTCACGATAGAGATTTTCTTCAAGGGTTAACACAAACCGTTTACGAGTTTAAAGACCAAAACATAAAAGAATACCTTGGCGATATCGATTATTATTTAGAACAACGTAATATCGAAAACCTTAGAGAAGCCGAAAAACGCACCATTATTGAAGATAAGCCTAAGGAAAGCAATAAAAAAAGCTATAAAGACCAGAAAAAAATAAAAGCACTAAACAATAAACTTAGTAATATTGAAGCTAAAATCAACCAACTAGAAAATGCCATTAAAGAAGATGACTTTAAACTAGAAACCGACTATGATAAAACAGCGTCAGATCCAAAATTCTTCGATACTTATCAAAGCAATAAAAAGGAATTAGCTCAGTTAATGGAAGATTGGGAAGATATAACACTTCAAATAGAGGCACTAGCTTAA